The Georgenia sp. TF02-10 genome window below encodes:
- the pknB gene encoding Stk1 family PASTA domain-containing Ser/Thr kinase: MDATTLDPMIGRLIDDRYQVDARIARGGMATVYRATDRRLERTVAVKVMHPHLAESAEFVARFRREARAAARLTHPAVVAVHDQGTTGDASYLAMEYVDGPNLRDVLRQRGALPLGEALSIAGQVLDALAAAHRAGLVHRDVKPENVLLTADGRPKVADFGLARAVTEATAATTGTVLGTVAYLAPEIVTQGRADPRADVYAVGVLLYELITGRQPFTGEAPIQVAFQHVNARIPAPSTAVAWVPAEVDELVGALTAKELDERPRDAAAALVLLRRCAAALDPATLARRADAAPAAGTGDLQPVPAMAGGAGETEAVEVRHGTVALPIGAISPAEPPAPPARRRRRTWPRLLALLAVLVVLVGGGALWWFEVGPGARVAVPAVAGEAEDDAVAAVRAAGLEPDVTRSHHDDVPAGVVIAADPADGEAAKGSTVELSVSLGILELEVPALVDGTREDAVAALAATGLPLGEVTEEFHATAPAGTVLAATPAPGEVVPHTTPVSLVVSKGREPVDLPDVTGEPRADAAAALEAAGLAVGDLTEEHSDTVPEGAIVRQSPAAGSEQLYRGDAVDLVISLGPELVAVPDVVGQQVQAARQALEGAGFRVEVQEVLGGFFGTVRAQDPAGGGQVPRGSVITLTVV; this comes from the coding sequence GTGGACGCCACCACCCTCGACCCGATGATCGGCCGTCTCATCGACGACCGGTACCAGGTCGACGCCCGCATCGCCCGCGGCGGGATGGCCACCGTCTACCGCGCCACCGACCGGCGCCTGGAGCGCACGGTGGCGGTGAAGGTCATGCACCCCCACCTGGCCGAGAGCGCGGAGTTCGTGGCCCGGTTCCGCCGGGAGGCCCGGGCCGCGGCCCGGCTCACGCACCCGGCCGTCGTCGCCGTCCACGACCAGGGCACCACCGGCGACGCCAGCTACCTGGCGATGGAGTACGTCGACGGGCCGAACCTGCGGGACGTGCTGCGCCAGCGGGGCGCGCTGCCGCTCGGGGAGGCGCTGAGCATCGCCGGGCAGGTCCTCGACGCCCTGGCCGCGGCCCACCGGGCCGGGCTGGTCCACCGGGACGTGAAGCCGGAGAACGTGCTCCTCACCGCCGACGGGCGGCCCAAGGTCGCCGACTTCGGGCTGGCCCGGGCGGTCACCGAGGCGACCGCGGCCACCACCGGCACCGTGCTCGGCACCGTCGCCTACCTCGCCCCGGAGATCGTCACCCAGGGCCGCGCCGACCCGCGCGCGGACGTCTACGCCGTCGGCGTCCTCCTCTACGAGCTCATCACCGGCCGGCAGCCGTTCACCGGCGAGGCGCCGATCCAGGTGGCCTTCCAGCACGTCAACGCCCGCATCCCGGCCCCGTCGACGGCGGTGGCCTGGGTCCCGGCCGAGGTGGACGAGCTGGTCGGGGCGCTGACCGCCAAGGAGCTGGACGAGCGCCCGCGCGACGCCGCCGCCGCCCTCGTCCTGCTGCGCCGGTGCGCCGCCGCGCTGGACCCCGCCACGCTCGCCCGCCGGGCGGACGCGGCGCCGGCCGCCGGCACCGGGGACCTGCAGCCCGTCCCGGCGATGGCCGGCGGCGCGGGCGAGACCGAGGCGGTCGAGGTCCGCCACGGCACCGTCGCCCTGCCGATCGGGGCCATCTCCCCCGCCGAGCCCCCGGCCCCGCCGGCCCGGCGCCGGCGCCGCACCTGGCCCCGGCTGCTCGCGCTGCTGGCCGTGCTGGTCGTCCTGGTCGGCGGCGGTGCGCTGTGGTGGTTCGAGGTCGGCCCCGGCGCCCGGGTCGCCGTCCCGGCCGTGGCCGGGGAGGCGGAGGACGACGCCGTCGCCGCCGTCCGCGCCGCGGGTCTGGAGCCCGACGTCACCCGCAGCCACCACGACGACGTCCCCGCCGGCGTCGTCATCGCCGCCGACCCGGCCGACGGCGAGGCCGCCAAGGGCAGCACCGTGGAGCTGTCCGTCTCCCTCGGCATCCTCGAGCTGGAGGTCCCCGCGCTGGTCGACGGCACCCGTGAGGACGCCGTGGCCGCGCTGGCCGCGACCGGCCTGCCGCTCGGCGAGGTCACCGAGGAGTTCCACGCCACCGCGCCGGCCGGCACGGTGCTCGCCGCCACGCCCGCGCCGGGCGAGGTGGTCCCGCACACCACCCCGGTGTCGCTCGTGGTGTCCAAGGGCCGGGAGCCGGTGGACCTGCCCGACGTCACCGGGGAGCCGCGCGCCGACGCCGCCGCCGCCCTCGAGGCGGCCGGCCTGGCGGTGGGCGACCTCACCGAGGAGCACTCCGACACGGTGCCCGAGGGCGCGATCGTCCGGCAGTCCCCGGCCGCCGGGTCGGAGCAGCTCTACCGCGGGGACGCCGTGGACCTGGTGATCTCCCTCGGCCCGGAGCTGGTCGCGGTGCCCGACGTCGTGGGCCAGCAGGTGCAGGCCGCCCGGCAGGCGCTGGAGGGCGCCGGCTTCCGGGTGGAGGTGCAGGAGGTCCTCGGCGGCTTCTTCGGCACCGTCCGGGCGCAGGACCCCGCCGGCGGCGGGCAGGTCCCACGCGGCAGCGTCATCACGCTGACGGTGGTGTAG
- a CDS encoding PTS transporter subunit EIIC has product MADPSRTAAEITAALGGAGNITDIENCITRLRIGVADVAAVDTDRLKATPDVLGVVVDDTMQVVLGPGLVDDVARHMSAAADAPLTAGPAGASAEDLSARGAEIKARQKARNQTPVKNFLRRIANIFLPLIPALIAAGIIAGVNGILTNLVTNGSAPWLAGVTPALGAVAGGFMSLIAVFVGMNAAKEFGGTPILGGAIAAIIPSAAVANVTVLGEALSPGQGGVVGALLAAVLGAYVERWVRSWAPRSLSMLIVPTVTVLVTGLVTIFLLMTVAAWISTGIGTAANWLLSVGGPVAGFVLGGLFLPLVMFGLHQALIPIHTTLIEQDGYTILLPVLAMAGAGQVGAAIAVFMRLRRNQGVRRTIKSALPAGFLGVGEPLIYGVTLPLGRPFVTACVGGAFGGAFIGTFVQLGTTVGSTAIGPSGWALFPLVTGSGGIGPAIAVYAGGLLVGYLAGWAATYFFGFTRETLAELNAADTLTTAEPQEAGPADLAGTPEQVAGPTAAGPASTSVPAGSGRRK; this is encoded by the coding sequence ATGGCTGACCCGAGCAGGACGGCCGCGGAGATCACCGCCGCCCTCGGCGGCGCCGGCAACATCACCGACATCGAGAACTGCATCACCCGGCTGCGGATCGGCGTGGCGGACGTCGCCGCCGTCGACACCGACCGGCTGAAGGCCACCCCGGACGTCCTGGGTGTCGTCGTCGACGACACCATGCAGGTGGTCCTCGGCCCGGGCCTGGTGGACGACGTCGCCCGGCACATGAGCGCCGCCGCCGACGCCCCGCTGACCGCCGGCCCGGCCGGGGCGAGCGCGGAGGACCTCAGCGCCCGCGGCGCCGAGATCAAGGCCCGGCAGAAGGCGCGGAACCAGACGCCGGTGAAGAACTTCCTGCGGCGCATCGCCAACATCTTCCTGCCGCTCATCCCGGCCCTCATCGCCGCGGGCATCATCGCCGGCGTCAACGGCATCCTGACGAACCTGGTCACCAACGGCTCCGCGCCGTGGCTCGCCGGCGTCACCCCCGCCCTCGGCGCGGTCGCCGGCGGGTTCATGAGCCTGATCGCCGTGTTCGTCGGGATGAACGCCGCGAAGGAGTTCGGCGGCACCCCCATCCTCGGCGGCGCGATCGCCGCGATCATCCCCTCGGCCGCCGTCGCGAACGTCACCGTGCTCGGCGAGGCGCTCTCCCCGGGGCAGGGCGGGGTGGTCGGTGCGCTGCTCGCCGCGGTCCTCGGCGCCTACGTCGAGCGCTGGGTCCGCTCGTGGGCCCCGCGCTCGCTCAGCATGCTCATCGTCCCCACGGTCACCGTGCTGGTCACCGGCCTGGTCACGATCTTCCTGCTGATGACCGTCGCCGCCTGGATCTCCACCGGCATCGGGACGGCGGCGAACTGGCTGCTCTCGGTGGGCGGGCCGGTCGCCGGGTTCGTCTTGGGCGGGCTGTTCCTCCCGCTGGTCATGTTCGGCCTGCACCAGGCCCTCATCCCGATCCACACCACGCTCATCGAGCAGGACGGCTACACCATCCTGCTGCCGGTCCTCGCGATGGCGGGCGCCGGCCAGGTGGGCGCGGCGATCGCGGTCTTCATGCGGCTGCGGCGCAACCAGGGCGTGCGCCGGACGATCAAGTCGGCGCTGCCGGCCGGGTTCCTCGGCGTCGGCGAGCCGCTCATCTACGGCGTGACCCTGCCGCTGGGCCGGCCGTTCGTCACCGCCTGCGTCGGCGGCGCCTTCGGCGGGGCGTTCATCGGCACGTTCGTCCAGCTCGGCACGACCGTGGGCTCCACTGCGATCGGCCCGAGCGGCTGGGCGCTCTTCCCGCTGGTCACCGGCTCGGGCGGGATCGGCCCGGCGATCGCCGTCTACGCCGGCGGCCTGCTCGTCGGCTACCTCGCCGGCTGGGCCGCCACCTACTTCTTCGGGTTCACCCGGGAGACGCTGGCCGAGCTGAACGCCGCGGACACCCTGACGACGGCGGAGCCTCAGGAGGCTGGCCCGGCGGACCTCGCCGGGACGCCGGAGCAGGTTGCCGGGCCGACGGCGGCCGGGCCGGCCTCGACGTCGGTGCCGGCGGGCAGCGGCCGGCGGAAGTAG
- the murQ gene encoding N-acetylmuramic acid 6-phosphate etherase, with protein MSLDLASMTTEGVDPRFAAIDTLPAAELVALMNREDATVAGAVATQTAQIAAAAEATVARLRRGGRLVYAGAGTAGRLGVLDAAECPPTFATDPGQVRGLIAGGPAALTTAVEGAEDDGDRAVADLQAIGLGADDVLVGISASGRTPYAVAAVRHGRAVGACTVGLACNAGSALAAAADIGIEVVVGPEVLAGSTRLKAGTAQKMVLNQISTAAMVGLGKTYGNLMVDVRATNQKLRARARRIVALATGAPDAAVDAALTANGGEAKRAILAILGGLGPDDVVRRLAAHDGSLRRALDGLPDAGPTGPGHGGPAPTGPRPGGPAPTSPGPTGPNETRTEGVSHG; from the coding sequence GTGAGCCTGGACCTGGCGAGCATGACCACCGAGGGCGTCGACCCGCGCTTCGCCGCCATCGACACCCTCCCGGCCGCCGAGCTGGTCGCCCTGATGAACCGCGAGGACGCCACCGTCGCCGGCGCCGTGGCCACCCAGACCGCCCAGATCGCGGCCGCCGCCGAGGCGACCGTGGCGCGCCTGCGCCGCGGCGGCCGGCTGGTCTACGCCGGCGCCGGCACCGCCGGGCGGCTGGGGGTGCTGGACGCCGCGGAGTGCCCGCCGACCTTCGCCACCGACCCCGGCCAGGTCCGCGGGCTGATCGCCGGCGGGCCCGCGGCGCTGACCACCGCCGTCGAGGGCGCCGAGGACGACGGCGACCGGGCGGTCGCCGACCTGCAGGCCATCGGCCTCGGCGCCGACGACGTCCTGGTCGGCATCTCCGCCTCCGGGCGCACCCCCTACGCCGTCGCCGCGGTGCGGCACGGCCGGGCGGTCGGAGCCTGCACGGTGGGCCTGGCCTGCAACGCCGGCTCGGCGCTGGCCGCGGCGGCGGACATCGGCATCGAGGTCGTCGTCGGGCCGGAGGTCCTCGCCGGCTCCACCCGGCTCAAGGCCGGGACCGCCCAGAAGATGGTCCTCAACCAGATCTCGACCGCCGCGATGGTCGGCCTGGGCAAGACCTACGGCAACCTGATGGTGGACGTCCGGGCCACCAACCAGAAGCTCCGGGCCCGCGCCCGCCGCATCGTCGCCCTGGCCACCGGCGCCCCGGACGCCGCCGTCGACGCCGCCCTGACGGCCAACGGCGGGGAGGCCAAGCGCGCGATCCTGGCGATCCTCGGCGGGCTGGGCCCGGACGACGTCGTCCGCCGCCTGGCCGCGCACGATGGCTCCCTGCGCCGCGCCCTTGATGGCCTCCCCGACGCCGGCCCCACCGGCCCAGGCCACGGCGGCCCAGCGCCCACCGGCCCACGCCCCGGCGGCCCGGCGCCCACCAGCCCAGGCCCCACCGGCCCCAACGAGACCCGAACCGAAGGAGTGAGTCATGGCTGA
- a CDS encoding MurR/RpiR family transcriptional regulator, with the protein MATSVENSSTADLLPRLRRLLPSLPAGPAAVGRLILADPARAARLTIRDLAAETGTSDATVIRLARALGLAGFRDLRVAVAGAAGRLAAGPDILVTSDVARDDPPADVIAKLAAEERQAISDTAAGLDPATLAAVADAIARARRTVVAGIGASGLVARDLSAKLERIGLVAHAVTEGHQAMTTAVVLRPGDVLVGISVSGSTADVLDPMAEAAARGATTVAVTSRPRSDIARADHVLLAVAAQESTLRPAAMASRTGQLFVIDALFTLVAQRRFDEAKRAIADSYAALRPRHAGASRRPGPTTAAPPAPQEDHPVGPQEDHPVGPQEDQPVEQQEDHPMEPTEHPTAGPRGEQP; encoded by the coding sequence ATGGCAACCAGTGTGGAGAATTCCTCCACTGCGGACCTGCTGCCCCGGCTGCGCCGGCTCCTGCCGTCCCTGCCCGCCGGGCCGGCCGCCGTCGGCCGGCTGATCCTGGCCGACCCCGCCCGCGCCGCCCGGCTGACCATCCGCGACCTCGCGGCCGAGACCGGCACCTCGGACGCCACCGTCATCCGGCTCGCCCGCGCCCTCGGCCTGGCCGGGTTCCGGGACCTGCGGGTCGCCGTCGCCGGCGCCGCCGGCCGCCTCGCCGCCGGCCCGGACATCCTCGTCACCTCCGACGTCGCCCGCGACGACCCGCCGGCGGACGTCATCGCCAAGCTCGCCGCCGAGGAGCGCCAGGCGATCAGCGACACCGCGGCCGGGCTCGACCCGGCCACCCTCGCCGCCGTCGCCGACGCGATCGCCCGGGCCCGTCGCACCGTCGTCGCCGGCATCGGTGCTTCCGGGCTCGTCGCCCGGGACCTGTCCGCCAAGCTCGAGCGGATCGGCCTGGTCGCCCACGCCGTGACCGAGGGCCACCAGGCGATGACCACCGCCGTCGTGCTGCGCCCGGGGGACGTCCTCGTGGGCATCTCGGTCTCCGGCAGCACCGCCGACGTGCTGGACCCGATGGCCGAGGCGGCCGCGCGCGGGGCCACCACGGTGGCCGTGACCAGCCGGCCCCGCAGCGACATCGCCCGCGCCGACCACGTCCTGCTCGCCGTCGCCGCGCAGGAGTCCACGCTGCGGCCGGCCGCGATGGCCTCGCGCACCGGCCAGCTGTTCGTCATCGACGCCCTGTTCACGCTGGTCGCCCAGCGCCGCTTCGACGAGGCCAAGCGCGCCATCGCCGACTCCTACGCCGCGCTGCGGCCGCGGCACGCCGGCGCCTCCCGCCGGCCCGGACCGACCACCGCCGCCCCGCCCGCCCCGCAGGAGGACCACCCCGTGGGGCCGCAGGAGGACCACCCCGTGGGGCCGCAGGAGGACCAACCCGTGGAACAGCAGGAGGACCACCCGATGGAACCGACCGAGCACCCGACCGCCGGCCCGCGAGGGGAGCAGCCGTGA
- a CDS encoding NADPH-dependent F420 reductase: MTTIGFIGSGLIGATLARLSIAAGYDVVLSNSRDPKTLLPLVAALGTAHASAATPEEAARAGDLVVVTIPLKSYRDVPVEPLRGKVVIDTNNYYPQRDGQIPRLDDESTTSGQLLQEHLPESKVVKAFNNINFRHLGELARPTGDPHRAVLPIAGDDTAAKQTVTEYLDAIGYDTLDAGPLAEGWRYENGQPAYARLYVPAGASPQSLLDMGPGHPATRDEVAAALSEARRRSDT; encoded by the coding sequence GTGACCACTATCGGCTTCATCGGTTCCGGACTCATCGGCGCGACCCTGGCGCGGCTCTCGATCGCCGCCGGGTACGACGTGGTGCTGAGCAACAGTCGTGACCCGAAGACGTTGCTCCCGCTCGTGGCCGCCCTCGGCACCGCCCACGCCAGCGCGGCGACGCCGGAGGAGGCAGCGAGAGCGGGCGACCTCGTCGTCGTCACCATCCCACTGAAGAGCTACCGCGACGTGCCGGTGGAGCCGCTGCGCGGCAAGGTCGTCATCGACACGAACAACTACTACCCCCAGCGCGACGGGCAGATCCCCCGTCTCGACGACGAGTCGACCACGAGCGGGCAGCTGCTGCAGGAGCACCTGCCGGAGTCGAAGGTCGTCAAGGCGTTCAACAACATCAACTTCCGACACCTCGGCGAGCTCGCCCGGCCCACCGGCGACCCGCACCGGGCCGTCCTGCCCATCGCCGGCGACGACACCGCGGCGAAGCAGACCGTCACCGAGTACCTGGACGCGATCGGCTACGACACGCTCGACGCCGGCCCGCTCGCCGAGGGATGGCGCTACGAGAACGGGCAGCCGGCCTACGCCCGCCTGTACGTCCCGGCGGGCGCGTCGCCGCAGAGCCTGCTCGACATGGGCCCCGGGCACCCGGCGACCCGCGACGAGGTCGCTGCCGCGCTGAGCGAGGCCCGACGGCGCTCCGACACCTGA
- a CDS encoding molybdopterin-dependent oxidoreductase, whose protein sequence is MDGDGGGRGPARRDGPADGDGDPDADGFRDGAGDGGRLPVGRFLPPGQRLVDQAPVMHYGPVPRRRPDRWRFTVGGATADGAEHEFTLAELLDLPPLEVVADLHCASGWSSLDERWSGVAARDVVELAPPRRDVEHVLVFAEFGYTATVRLEDLVSPRAVLATHHDGDPLTDARGAPLRLVLPHLYSWKGPKWVRGWNYLTEVERGFWEQRGYHLRGDAWRTERYAYQE, encoded by the coding sequence ATGGACGGCGACGGCGGTGGGCGTGGTCCCGCCCGCCGGGACGGTCCGGCCGACGGCGACGGCGACCCTGACGCCGACGGCTTCCGCGACGGCGCCGGTGACGGCGGCCGGCTGCCCGTCGGCCGGTTCCTGCCGCCCGGGCAGCGGCTGGTGGACCAGGCGCCGGTCATGCACTACGGCCCCGTCCCGCGGCGCCGCCCCGACCGGTGGCGCTTCACCGTCGGTGGCGCCACCGCGGACGGCGCCGAGCACGAGTTCACGCTCGCCGAGCTGCTCGACCTGCCGCCGCTGGAGGTCGTCGCGGACCTGCACTGCGCGTCCGGCTGGTCCAGCCTGGACGAGCGCTGGTCCGGGGTGGCGGCCCGCGACGTCGTCGAGCTCGCCCCGCCGCGCCGGGACGTCGAGCACGTCCTCGTCTTCGCCGAGTTCGGCTACACCGCGACCGTGCGGCTGGAGGACCTGGTCTCCCCGCGGGCGGTGCTCGCCACGCACCACGACGGCGACCCGCTGACCGACGCGCGGGGGGCGCCGCTGCGCCTGGTCCTGCCGCACCTGTACTCGTGGAAGGGCCCGAAGTGGGTCCGCGGCTGGAACTACCTCACCGAGGTCGAGCGCGGCTTCTGGGAGCAGCGCGGGTACCACCTGCGCGGGGACGCCTGGCGCACCGAGCGGTACGCCTACCAGGAGTGA
- a CDS encoding class II 3-deoxy-7-phosphoheptulonate synthase, with protein sequence MSIEAPAEVLAGLDHWRQLPAAQQPTWPDRSALDAVLAELRERPPLVFAGEADALRAKLAAAGRGEAFLLQGGDCAETFKESTADHIRNKIRTILQMAAVLTYGASLPVIKMGRMAGQYAKPRSSDVETRDGVSLPAYRGDAVNGHPFTAADRAPDPQRLLGAYTRSASTINLIRAFTNGGYADLRLVHDWNRGFTSNPAYARYEVLAAEIDRAMRFMAACGVDFDALRTVDFYSSHEALLLDYESAMTRIDSRSGIPYNTSAHFLWIGERTRQLDGAHVDLLSRVHNPLGVKLGPTTTGEDAVRLMDKLNPDGEPGRLTFVTRMGARTVREALPALVERVTSDGRPVTWVCDPMHGNTITSPSGYKTREFATVLDEVHGFFEVHQALGTVPGGLHVELTGDDVTEVLGGSEKVDEASLARRYETLVDPRLNHQQSLEMAFDVAEMLRAH encoded by the coding sequence GTGAGTATCGAGGCACCCGCCGAGGTCCTGGCCGGGCTGGACCACTGGCGCCAGCTGCCCGCCGCCCAGCAGCCGACCTGGCCCGACCGGTCGGCGCTGGACGCGGTGCTGGCCGAGCTGCGCGAGCGGCCGCCGCTCGTCTTCGCCGGCGAGGCGGACGCGCTCCGGGCGAAGCTCGCGGCCGCGGGCCGCGGGGAGGCGTTCCTGCTCCAGGGCGGGGACTGCGCGGAGACGTTCAAGGAGTCCACCGCCGACCACATCCGGAACAAGATCCGCACCATCCTGCAGATGGCCGCGGTGCTCACCTACGGCGCGAGCCTGCCGGTGATCAAGATGGGCCGGATGGCCGGGCAGTACGCCAAGCCGCGCAGCTCCGACGTCGAGACCCGCGACGGGGTGAGCCTGCCGGCCTACCGCGGGGACGCCGTCAACGGCCACCCGTTCACCGCCGCCGACCGCGCGCCGGACCCGCAGCGGCTCCTCGGCGCGTACACCCGCTCGGCGTCGACCATCAACCTCATCCGGGCCTTCACCAACGGCGGCTACGCCGACCTGCGGCTGGTGCACGACTGGAACCGCGGCTTCACCTCCAACCCCGCCTACGCCCGGTACGAGGTCCTCGCCGCGGAGATCGACCGGGCGATGCGGTTCATGGCGGCGTGCGGGGTGGACTTCGACGCGCTGCGCACCGTGGACTTCTACTCCTCCCACGAGGCGCTGCTGCTGGACTACGAGTCGGCGATGACCCGCATCGACTCCCGCTCCGGCATCCCGTACAACACCTCCGCGCACTTCCTCTGGATCGGCGAGCGCACCCGCCAGCTCGACGGCGCGCACGTGGACCTGCTCTCCCGGGTGCACAACCCCCTCGGCGTCAAGCTCGGCCCGACGACGACCGGGGAGGACGCGGTGCGCCTGATGGACAAGCTCAACCCCGACGGCGAGCCCGGCCGGCTCACCTTCGTCACCCGGATGGGTGCGCGGACGGTGCGGGAGGCGCTGCCGGCCCTGGTCGAGCGGGTCACCAGCGACGGCCGGCCGGTGACCTGGGTGTGCGACCCGATGCACGGCAACACCATCACCTCCCCGTCCGGGTACAAGACGCGGGAGTTCGCCACCGTGCTGGACGAGGTGCACGGCTTCTTCGAGGTGCACCAGGCGCTCGGCACTGTGCCGGGCGGGCTGCACGTGGAGCTCACCGGCGACGACGTCACCGAGGTCCTCGGCGGCAGCGAGAAGGTGGACGAGGCCTCCCTGGCCCGCCGCTACGAGACGCTCGTCGACCCGCGGCTGAACCACCAGCAGTCGTTGGAGATGGCCTTCGACGTCGCGGAGATGCTCCGGGCGCACTGA
- a CDS encoding pyrophosphate--fructose-6-phosphate 1-phosphotransferase produces the protein MSVRRVALLTAGGFAPCLSSAVGALIQRYTEIAPEVEIIAYQHGYHGLLTGTKTVVDDAARRQAPVLHRFGGSPIGNSRVKLTNTKNLVERGLVAEGQNPLAVAAEQLRADGVDVLHTIGGDDTNTTAADLAAYLEENGYHLTVVGLPKTIDNDIVPIRQSLGAWTAAEEASEFAQNIIGEHRVSPRMLIVHEVMGRHCGWLTAAAAQRYRAWLDTQEWAPSLGLSRERWDVHAVFLPEMRLDIAAEAERLRGVMDSLGNVNIFLSEGAGVPDIVAELEATGQEVERDPFGHVKLDTINPGAWFAKQFAELLGAEKVLVQKSGYFSRSARANAEDLRLIQGMADLAVEAALGGTSGVIGHDEEDGDRLKAIPFPRIAGGKAFDITQQWFSELMADLGQQVEPVAVGAH, from the coding sequence ATGTCGGTCCGTCGTGTCGCCCTGCTCACCGCCGGGGGCTTCGCCCCGTGCCTGTCCTCCGCCGTCGGTGCGCTCATCCAGCGGTACACCGAGATCGCGCCCGAGGTGGAGATCATCGCCTACCAGCACGGCTACCACGGCCTGCTGACCGGGACGAAGACGGTGGTGGACGACGCCGCCCGGCGCCAGGCCCCGGTCCTGCACCGGTTCGGCGGCAGCCCGATCGGGAACTCCCGGGTGAAGCTGACCAACACCAAGAACCTCGTCGAGCGCGGGCTCGTCGCCGAGGGCCAGAACCCGCTGGCGGTCGCCGCCGAGCAGCTGCGCGCCGACGGCGTGGACGTCCTGCACACCATCGGCGGGGACGACACCAACACCACCGCCGCCGACCTGGCCGCCTACCTGGAGGAGAACGGGTACCACCTCACCGTGGTCGGCCTGCCCAAGACCATCGACAACGACATCGTGCCGATCCGGCAGTCGCTCGGGGCGTGGACCGCCGCCGAGGAGGCCAGCGAGTTCGCCCAGAACATCATCGGCGAGCACCGCGTCAGCCCGCGGATGCTGATCGTCCACGAGGTGATGGGGCGGCACTGCGGCTGGCTCACCGCCGCGGCGGCGCAGCGCTACCGCGCCTGGCTGGACACCCAGGAGTGGGCGCCGAGCCTGGGGCTGAGCCGCGAGCGGTGGGACGTCCACGCCGTCTTCCTGCCCGAGATGCGGCTGGACATCGCGGCCGAGGCGGAGCGGCTGCGCGGCGTCATGGACTCCCTGGGCAACGTCAATATCTTCCTCTCCGAGGGCGCCGGCGTCCCGGACATCGTCGCCGAGCTCGAGGCCACCGGGCAGGAGGTCGAGCGCGACCCGTTCGGGCACGTGAAGCTGGACACGATCAACCCCGGGGCCTGGTTCGCCAAGCAGTTCGCCGAGCTCCTCGGCGCCGAGAAGGTCCTGGTCCAGAAGTCCGGGTACTTCTCCCGCTCGGCCCGGGCCAACGCGGAGGATCTCCGGCTCATCCAGGGCATGGCCGACCTCGCGGTGGAGGCCGCGCTGGGCGGGACCTCCGGGGTCATCGGCCACGACGAGGAGGACGGGGATCGGCTCAAGGCCATCCCGTTCCCGCGCATCGCCGGCGGGAAGGCGTTCGACATCACCCAGCAGTGGTTCAGCGAACTCATGGCCGACCTCGGCCAGCAGGTCGAGCCGGTGGCGGTCGGCGCGCACTGA
- a CDS encoding ROK family glucokinase has product MQAIGVDIGGTKIAAGLVDEDGQLLAQTRRDTDPTDPAAIELAVASAVQELRVGWDVVGVGVAAAGFVSPRRDGVVFAPNIAWRDYPLRARLAQSIDLPIVIENDANAAGWAEFRYGAGRAVEDMVMATVGTGLGGAIILDGRLWRGAFGAAGEIGHMNMVPHGHYCGCGHEGCWEMYASGRALTRAARAAAIASPDRAAALVELAGGPGRKIRGHHVTAAAEAGDPLAIELFAELGYWLGAGLADLAAVLDPAVAVIGGGVVAAGDLLLEPVRDSYQRHLSARGFRGELTVAAAEMGNEAGMVGAADLARR; this is encoded by the coding sequence ATGCAGGCGATCGGCGTCGACATCGGGGGCACGAAGATCGCCGCAGGGCTGGTGGACGAGGACGGGCAGCTGCTCGCCCAGACCCGCCGGGACACCGACCCCACGGACCCGGCGGCGATCGAGCTGGCCGTCGCCTCGGCGGTGCAGGAGCTGCGGGTGGGCTGGGACGTCGTCGGCGTCGGGGTGGCTGCCGCCGGGTTCGTCAGCCCGCGCCGCGACGGCGTCGTCTTCGCCCCGAACATCGCCTGGCGCGACTACCCGCTGCGCGCCCGGCTCGCCCAGAGCATCGACCTGCCCATCGTCATCGAGAACGACGCCAACGCCGCCGGCTGGGCGGAGTTCCGCTACGGCGCGGGCCGCGCCGTGGAGGACATGGTGATGGCCACCGTCGGCACCGGCCTGGGCGGCGCGATCATCCTCGACGGGCGGCTGTGGCGCGGGGCCTTCGGCGCCGCCGGGGAGATCGGCCACATGAACATGGTGCCGCACGGGCACTACTGCGGCTGCGGGCACGAGGGGTGCTGGGAGATGTACGCCTCCGGCCGTGCCCTCACCCGCGCCGCCCGGGCGGCCGCGATCGCCAGCCCGGACCGCGCCGCGGCCCTGGTCGAGCTCGCCGGCGGTCCGGGCCGGAAGATCCGCGGGCACCACGTCACGGCCGCCGCCGAGGCCGGCGACCCGCTGGCGATCGAGCTGTTCGCCGAGCTCGGGTACTGGCTCGGGGCCGGCCTGGCCGACCTCGCCGCCGTGCTCGACCCGGCGGTCGCCGTGATCGGGGGCGGGGTGGTCGCCGCGGGGGACCTGCTCCTGGAGCCGGTCCGGGACTCCTACCAGCGCCACCTCTCGGCCCGCGGGTTCCGCGGGGAGCTGACCGTGGCGGCCGCCGAGATGGGCAACGAGGCCGGCATGGTCGGGGCTGCCGACCTGGCCCGGCGCTGA